The Parvibaculaceae bacterium PLY_AMNH_Bact1 genome window below encodes:
- a CDS encoding NADP-dependent oxidoreductase (Derived by automated computational analysis using gene prediction method: Protein Homology.) produces the protein MSNMISKEVQLAARPDGEPKDSDFQVVEVPVASPGNGEFLVQNLWMSVDPYMRGRMMDRESYVPPFQIGETMDGGCIGKVIESNNKDFAVGDYVNSMNGWREFYVTDGTMVNKIDPAMGPIEANLGTLGMPGMTAYAGLFKVAGLKDGENVFVSAASGAVGAVVCQLAKAHGCYVVGSAGSDDKCKWLEEVAGIDKAINYKTCGDLDAAVRDAFPKGIDVYFENVGGAHLQAAINYMNPHGRAALCGMIEQYNDKEPRPGPNNLIQIVGKSLKLEGFIVSNHLDIIPDFYAEMAKLISSGKMKTEQTVEEGIANAPKAFLNLFSGANFGKMLVKISDDPSA, from the coding sequence ATGTCAAACATGATCAGCAAAGAGGTGCAGCTTGCCGCACGGCCCGACGGCGAACCTAAAGACAGCGACTTCCAGGTCGTCGAGGTACCAGTCGCGTCACCTGGCAATGGCGAGTTCCTTGTGCAGAACCTCTGGATGTCGGTCGACCCCTATATGCGCGGACGTATGATGGATCGGGAGAGCTATGTACCGCCTTTCCAGATTGGTGAAACCATGGACGGGGGCTGCATCGGGAAAGTCATCGAGTCCAACAATAAGGATTTCGCAGTTGGCGACTACGTCAATTCCATGAATGGCTGGCGGGAGTTCTATGTGACCGACGGTACCATGGTGAACAAGATCGACCCTGCCATGGGACCGATTGAAGCGAACCTCGGCACGCTCGGCATGCCTGGCATGACAGCTTATGCCGGCCTTTTCAAAGTCGCTGGTCTTAAAGATGGCGAGAATGTCTTCGTCTCAGCAGCCTCCGGCGCTGTCGGTGCCGTTGTCTGTCAGCTTGCCAAAGCTCATGGCTGCTATGTTGTGGGTTCCGCCGGGTCCGATGACAAGTGCAAATGGCTTGAAGAAGTGGCCGGGATCGACAAAGCCATCAACTACAAGACCTGTGGTGATCTGGACGCAGCCGTTCGCGATGCCTTCCCCAAAGGCATTGATGTCTATTTTGAAAATGTGGGTGGCGCCCATCTGCAGGCAGCGATCAACTATATGAACCCGCACGGTCGCGCCGCGCTTTGTGGCATGATCGAACAGTATAATGACAAAGAGCCCCGCCCAGGCCCCAATAACCTCATTCAGATTGTCGGCAAGAGCTTGAAGCTGGAAGGCTTCATCGTATCGAACCATCTCGATATTATTCCGGATTTTTATGCGGAGATGGCCAAGCTCATCAGCAGTGGCAAGATGAAAACCGAGCAGACAGTGGAAGAAGGCATTGCAAATGCGCCAAAGGCATTCCTCAACCTCTTCTCAGGTGCCAATTTCGGGAAGATGCTGGTGAAGATCAGCGACGACCCGTCTGCATAA
- a CDS encoding sulfatase-like hydrolase/transferase (Derived by automated computational analysis using gene prediction method: Protein Homology. GO_function: GO:0008484 - sulfuric ester hydrolase activity [Evidence IEA]) gives MSKRPNFLIFMPDQLRADCVGAFGNPVVQTPNLDAFAAKGTRFTNAYCQNSVCSPSRVSMFTGWYPHVRGHRTLTHLIKPWEPNLLKLLKDGGYNVAWAGARGDTFAPGVLEESTDFHGFTTYPSMFFEFDKTPREDALARAFYHGERKGKDGTGDGPFLDLDEANLQTAIQWLEDAPDGPWVLFVAQIFPHLPFEVEEPFFSLHNRSDMPRRAQADLSSKPRFMQTLKDAHGRDRLSEDEWNEIVATYYGMISRIDAQFGRLMDALKSSGQANDTMTLFFTDHGEYAGDFDQVEKWTSGLDDCLVRNPLIIGGPGVAQGGTAETMVEMVDLLPTLLDYAGIDANHTHFGKSLKPVLADPTTPHRELAFSEGGYTQGEADLVEQADFPYDLKAGLQQEDPTLAGKAISVRSQDWTYIYRLYESDEIYDRTNDPLEECNLINDPTHKDKIREMKDHILTWMVETADVIPWDTDPRN, from the coding sequence ATGAGCAAACGACCCAATTTCCTGATCTTCATGCCGGATCAGCTACGCGCTGACTGCGTCGGTGCATTTGGCAACCCAGTTGTACAAACACCCAATCTGGATGCGTTCGCTGCAAAGGGCACGCGCTTCACCAACGCATATTGTCAAAACTCCGTCTGCAGCCCGAGCCGGGTTTCCATGTTTACGGGATGGTACCCCCATGTACGCGGCCACCGTACGCTCACCCATCTCATAAAGCCCTGGGAGCCCAACCTTTTGAAGCTCCTCAAGGATGGGGGCTACAACGTCGCCTGGGCTGGGGCACGCGGCGATACATTCGCGCCGGGTGTGCTCGAGGAAAGTACGGACTTTCATGGGTTCACCACCTACCCGTCCATGTTTTTCGAGTTTGATAAAACGCCCCGAGAGGACGCTTTGGCGCGGGCCTTTTATCATGGAGAGCGCAAGGGCAAGGATGGAACCGGTGACGGACCGTTTCTTGATCTTGACGAAGCCAATCTGCAGACCGCCATTCAATGGCTGGAAGACGCGCCAGACGGCCCGTGGGTCCTGTTCGTTGCGCAGATTTTTCCGCACCTACCTTTTGAAGTGGAAGAGCCTTTTTTCAGCCTTCATAATCGCTCCGACATGCCACGGCGCGCGCAGGCAGACCTCTCGTCCAAACCCCGTTTCATGCAAACGCTCAAAGACGCTCACGGTCGTGATCGTCTTAGTGAAGACGAATGGAACGAGATCGTCGCCACATATTACGGCATGATTTCGCGCATCGACGCACAATTCGGACGGTTGATGGATGCCCTTAAGTCCAGTGGTCAGGCCAACGACACGATGACGCTCTTCTTCACTGACCATGGCGAATATGCGGGCGACTTTGATCAGGTGGAAAAATGGACCAGCGGGCTGGATGATTGTCTCGTACGTAACCCTCTCATTATCGGTGGACCGGGGGTTGCTCAAGGCGGCACCGCGGAGACGATGGTGGAGATGGTCGACCTGCTCCCCACCCTGCTCGACTATGCGGGCATCGACGCAAACCACACGCATTTCGGGAAAAGCCTAAAGCCGGTTCTTGCTGATCCAACCACGCCACACCGCGAGCTCGCTTTTTCCGAGGGTGGCTACACGCAAGGCGAAGCTGATCTCGTAGAACAGGCCGATTTCCCCTATGATCTCAAAGCGGGACTGCAGCAGGAAGACCCAACCCTCGCTGGTAAAGCCATCTCCGTGCGCAGCCAGGATTGGACCTACATTTATCGATTGTATGAGAGTGATGAGATTTACGACCGGACAAACGATCCTTTAGAGGAATGCAATCTCATCAATGACCCAACGCACAAAGACAAGATCAGGGAAATGAAAGACCATATCCTTACATGGATGGTCGAGACCGCAGACGTCATCCCCTGGGACACAGATCCAAGAAACTGA
- a CDS encoding NADP-dependent oxidoreductase (Derived by automated computational analysis using gene prediction method: Protein Homology.), with protein MAEAINRQILLVETPKGKLGAEHFKMAETTAPTLSDDGTLLLRTHYISLDAANRAWMQGATYRDAVESGQVMAGGAIAEVIDSKSPDFSAGDLVFADTGWQDYAAVPAKGAQKVPAMEPKTHLLSVYGVAGLTAYFGLLNCATPKAGETILVSAAAGSVGTLVGQIAKAAVPDCTVIGIAGSDEKCQWLKDELGFDATVNYKTEPVFKALKAVAPQGIDVYFDNVGGDILEAALFRMNNFGRIACCGAVSQYDGAPPSAGPRGVPGLIVTKRLNLRGFIMSDFPNEREKALKDLEGWVAEGKIKVQEDIIDGLENTPAALIGLLAGENRGKRMVKVV; from the coding sequence ATGGCAGAGGCAATAAATCGCCAGATCCTGCTGGTGGAAACACCAAAGGGTAAGCTTGGCGCAGAACACTTCAAGATGGCCGAAACAACGGCGCCAACGTTGTCAGACGACGGCACACTGTTGCTGCGGACCCACTACATCTCCCTTGATGCAGCCAACCGGGCCTGGATGCAGGGCGCAACCTATCGTGACGCCGTTGAATCAGGTCAGGTGATGGCTGGCGGTGCCATTGCAGAGGTGATTGACAGTAAATCACCCGATTTCTCGGCTGGCGATCTGGTGTTTGCCGACACAGGTTGGCAGGACTATGCCGCGGTTCCCGCAAAAGGGGCGCAGAAGGTGCCCGCGATGGAACCAAAAACGCATCTCTTGAGTGTTTACGGTGTTGCTGGCCTCACTGCCTATTTCGGTCTCCTGAATTGTGCCACACCGAAAGCTGGTGAGACCATTCTGGTTTCTGCCGCTGCGGGTTCAGTTGGCACGCTGGTGGGTCAGATCGCCAAAGCCGCCGTGCCTGATTGCACGGTGATCGGCATTGCCGGCTCAGATGAGAAATGTCAGTGGCTGAAAGACGAACTCGGGTTCGATGCCACAGTGAACTACAAGACCGAGCCAGTCTTCAAAGCGCTGAAAGCTGTCGCGCCTCAGGGGATCGATGTCTATTTCGACAATGTGGGCGGCGATATTCTGGAAGCTGCCCTCTTCCGCATGAATAATTTTGGCCGCATTGCCTGTTGCGGTGCCGTCTCTCAATATGATGGTGCCCCACCCTCTGCAGGACCGCGCGGCGTACCCGGCCTCATCGTCACCAAGCGTCTCAACCTACGCGGTTTCATCATGTCTGACTTCCCCAATGAGCGGGAGAAGGCGTTGAAGGATCTGGAAGGCTGGGTCGCTGAGGGCAAGATCAAGGTGCAGGAAGACATTATTGACGGGTTGGAGAATACGCCAGCGGCGCTGATCGGATTGCTTGCTGGTGAAAATCGCGGCAAGCGAATGGTCAAAGTCGTGTAG